A single Tenacibaculum sp. 190524A02b DNA region contains:
- a CDS encoding ATP-dependent DNA helicase, whose protein sequence is MIASAHKFYTEIIQKFPYKPTYKQNELLNELTNFIFEDNERALFVLKGYAGTGKTTTISTVVNNLWRAGKKAVLLAPTGRAAKVISGYSGKQAFTIHKKIYFPKKQGSGGVSFVMQPNKHTNTVFIVDEASMISDEKQNAKLFENGSLLDDLIAYVYSGKNCKIVFIGDTAQLPPVKLTVSPALEADKLSFEFNKDITEIELDEVVRQQENSGILFNATDLRLLIQNEATDFKFDVNFPDIIRLQDGYDIQDAITGAYDGDIGVEDTAIIVRSNKRANQYNQQIRTKIRGQESEISTGDYVMVVKNNYFWLKDSSSAGFIANGDICEVMHIHNIKELYGFKFAEVEIRMIDYPDMKPFDTVLLLDTLTSESPSLTYEESNKLYEAVKEDFAHEKSKYKQFMGVKKNKYFNALQVKFSYAMTCHKSQGGQWKTIFIEQPYLPDGPNIEYLRWLYTAVTRAQEKLYLIGFKDECFV, encoded by the coding sequence ATGATAGCATCGGCACACAAATTTTACACAGAAATTATCCAAAAATTTCCTTATAAACCTACTTATAAGCAAAATGAGCTTTTAAATGAATTAACAAATTTTATTTTTGAAGATAATGAAAGAGCACTTTTTGTTTTAAAAGGGTATGCAGGAACAGGGAAAACAACCACTATTAGTACAGTGGTTAATAATTTGTGGCGTGCTGGTAAAAAAGCGGTGTTATTAGCTCCTACAGGAAGAGCAGCTAAAGTAATTTCAGGATATTCAGGTAAACAGGCTTTTACCATTCATAAAAAAATATATTTTCCTAAAAAACAAGGTAGTGGAGGTGTAAGTTTTGTAATGCAACCTAATAAACATACAAACACTGTGTTTATAGTGGATGAAGCTTCTATGATTTCTGATGAAAAACAAAATGCAAAATTGTTTGAAAATGGATCATTGCTTGATGATTTAATAGCTTATGTGTACTCTGGTAAAAATTGTAAGATTGTTTTTATTGGAGATACGGCTCAGTTACCTCCAGTAAAATTAACTGTGAGTCCTGCTTTGGAGGCTGATAAACTTTCTTTTGAGTTTAATAAAGATATTACCGAGATAGAATTAGATGAAGTGGTAAGACAACAAGAAAACTCTGGTATTTTGTTTAATGCTACGGATTTACGTTTATTAATTCAAAATGAAGCTACCGACTTTAAATTTGACGTTAACTTTCCAGATATTATTCGTTTACAAGATGGTTATGATATTCAAGATGCTATAACTGGTGCTTATGATGGTGATATTGGCGTAGAGGATACGGCAATTATTGTTCGTTCTAATAAAAGAGCCAATCAGTACAATCAACAAATACGTACTAAAATTAGAGGACAAGAAAGTGAGATTTCTACGGGAGATTATGTTATGGTGGTTAAAAACAATTATTTCTGGTTGAAAGATTCGTCTTCTGCTGGTTTTATAGCCAATGGAGATATATGCGAAGTAATGCATATTCATAACATAAAAGAGTTATATGGTTTTAAGTTTGCTGAGGTTGAAATTAGAATGATTGATTATCCTGATATGAAACCTTTTGATACTGTGTTGTTATTAGATACTTTAACAAGTGAAAGTCCGTCATTGACTTATGAAGAATCGAATAAGTTGTATGAAGCGGTTAAAGAAGATTTTGCACATGAAAAATCAAAGTATAAGCAATTTATGGGGGTTAAAAAGAATAAGTATTTTAACGCTTTACAAGTTAAGTTTTCTTATGCTATGACTTGTCATAAATCACAGGGAGGACAATGGAAAACTATCTTTATAGAGCAACCTTATTTACCAGACGGTCCAAATATTGAGTATTTACGCTGGTTATATACTGCGGTTACTCGTGCACAAGAAAA